The window GCACAAAGCTATGGCATTGATAGCGGTCAACCCGTATTGCTGCACGGCGTGCAGATCGGTCAGGTCGTGAAACGCACGTTGGATGAACAAGGCGTCAGCTTCATTTTGGTGATCGAGCCGCGATATCGCCAGTTATTGCACCGCGACAGCAAATTCATCGTTAACAGCCGCGTAAATGTGAAGATGGGACTGGATGGGATTCAAGTGCTGGGTGCCAGCGCGCAAGAGTGGGTCAACGGCGGCATTCAGGTTTTACCGGGCAGTAAAGGCGACGTGCAGGCGCGTTACCCGCTGTTCAGCGATCTCGAAAAAGCCGAAGAAGGTATTCGCGGTGCCACCCCCTCGCCCACCCTCACCTTAGTGACCGATAGCTTGCCGGATATTCAGGACGGTTCCATCGTGCTGTACCGTAAATTCCAGGTAGGCGAAATCATGCGGGTGCGACCGAAAGCCGATACCTTTGAGGTTGACGTTTATATTCGTCCCGAACACCGCAAGCTACTGACGGAAAACAGCGTGTTCTGGGCAGAAGGCGGAGCCCGTGTACAGCTGAATACCTCGGGTCTGACCGTGCAAGCTTCCCCGCTGAATCGGGCGCTTAAGGGGGCTATCAGTTTTGATAATCTGGAAGGCGCCCCAGAAATTAAAGGCGGCAAACGTGTCCTGTACAACAACGAAACGGCGGCGCGCGCCGTGGGGAGCCGCATCATTCTGCGCACCTACGACGCCAGTAAACTCGCGCCGGGTATGCCGATCCGTTATCTGGGCATTGATATCGGTCAGTTGGATTCGCTGAAGCTGTCCGAACAACGCAACGAAGTGCTGGTGCAGGCCGTGCTCTATCCTGAGTATGTGCGTAATTTCGCTCGTGCCGGAACACGTTTTTCCGTCGTCACGCCGGAAATCTCCGCCGCTGGTGTGAACCACCTGGAAACGCTATTCCAGCCTTATATCAACGTCGAGCCGGGCAACGGCAGCGTCACGCGCAATTTTGAGCTGCAACAGGCCACCATCTCCGATTCTCGCTATCAGGACGGCCTGAATATCAGCGTTGATGCACCGGAAGCCGGCGCGTTGCAGGTCGGTACACCGGTGCTGTTCCGCGGCATTGAAGTCGGTACGGTAACCGGGCTGTCACTGGGTACGCTCTCCGACCGTATCGCCGTGTCGCTACGCATCAGCAAACGCTATCAGCATCTGGTGCGAGATAATTCCGTCTTCTGGCAGGCTTCGGGTTACAACCTGGAATTCGGATTGGTTGGTGGCGTCATCAAGAGCGGAACCTTCCAGCAGTTTATTCGCGGCGGTATCGCTTTCGCCACGCC is drawn from Pectobacterium aroidearum and contains these coding sequences:
- a CDS encoding MlaD family protein, encoding MQDNTSGTPTEATVKNKRRLSPFWLLPLIALMIAGWLIYTNQQERGATVTIDFVSADGIVAGRTPVRYQGVEVGTVQNIKLSEDLRTIQVEASIKSDMKEALRSGTQFWLVTPKASLAGVSGLDALVGGNYIGMMPGSGEAQEHFSALDTQPKYRVNTGELMIHLHADDLGSLNTGSLVYYRKIPVGKVYDYTVSQDRRGVMIDVLVERRFTHLVKKNSRFWNVSGFNADISVSGAKIEMENLAALVNGAIAFDSPEESEDASAEQSYRLYPDLAQSQRGVKITLDLPSGDSLSEGRTPLMYQGLEVGTLNKITLNPVDSKVSGELIIDPSVVSLMREGTRIELSKPQLSLSDLNVSRLLSGPTLTLIPGEGEPRQHFTVLDSGQQQLTQPGALSIQLTAAQSYGIDSGQPVLLHGVQIGQVVKRTLDEQGVSFILVIEPRYRQLLHRDSKFIVNSRVNVKMGLDGIQVLGASAQEWVNGGIQVLPGSKGDVQARYPLFSDLEKAEEGIRGATPSPTLTLVTDSLPDIQDGSIVLYRKFQVGEIMRVRPKADTFEVDVYIRPEHRKLLTENSVFWAEGGARVQLNTSGLTVQASPLNRALKGAISFDNLEGAPEIKGGKRVLYNNETAARAVGSRIILRTYDASKLAPGMPIRYLGIDIGQLDSLKLSEQRNEVLVQAVLYPEYVRNFARAGTRFSVVTPEISAAGVNHLETLFQPYINVEPGNGSVTRNFELQQATISDSRYQDGLNISVDAPEAGALQVGTPVLFRGIEVGTVTGLSLGTLSDRIAVSLRISKRYQHLVRDNSVFWQASGYNLEFGLVGGVIKSGTFQQFIRGGIAFATPPSTPLAPKAQEGKHFLLRNEEPKEWRQWGTAIPNPPNN